A DNA window from Acidimicrobiales bacterium contains the following coding sequences:
- a CDS encoding toprim domain-containing protein — protein sequence MGTGERDRQPRWEIADVLARTDLAQLLDELATPATRSIRGRRWHCPMPGHDDQHASVTMHTDHRGHERWRCWSGDNTHRGDAIDLIVATQRVNRADAIAWLANRAGMIPDQPLPPARRKPQRSRPSVVPLDPSVVRYVHACEKILWGRTGAPVRDWLRSRGFEDDLLRANHVGADPGRAMMSRQRGLPHGHSLAATFPALDPEGNVQYVQARYLEPIGSDKYDNPASSLGSNPRLAWTHTPDGRTTAGVLLVTEGIPDALTAAGAGYAAVGILGSQAPDDRVADLLVRHAASTGRLLVAVVDADPAGRAWGEHLMDLVATRGSQLKSLEPPDGLDLNSWAASATSWIDHVRRELDPPHSPVGREPSLG from the coding sequence ATGGGCACGGGCGAGCGCGATCGACAGCCCCGCTGGGAGATCGCTGATGTGCTCGCACGCACCGACCTCGCCCAGCTCCTCGACGAGCTGGCAACGCCCGCCACCCGAAGCATCCGCGGTCGCCGTTGGCACTGCCCGATGCCCGGCCACGACGACCAACACGCCTCGGTCACCATGCACACCGACCACCGTGGACACGAGCGATGGCGCTGCTGGTCCGGAGACAACACCCACCGCGGCGACGCCATCGACCTCATCGTCGCGACCCAACGCGTCAACCGTGCCGACGCCATCGCATGGCTCGCCAACCGCGCCGGCATGATCCCTGATCAACCGCTCCCACCCGCACGACGCAAGCCGCAACGTTCCCGGCCGAGCGTGGTCCCCCTCGATCCATCGGTAGTCCGCTACGTCCACGCCTGCGAGAAGATCCTGTGGGGACGCACCGGCGCTCCGGTGCGCGACTGGCTTCGCTCTCGCGGCTTCGAGGACGACCTCCTCCGAGCCAACCACGTCGGCGCCGACCCCGGCCGAGCGATGATGTCCCGTCAACGAGGGCTCCCCCACGGCCACTCCCTCGCCGCCACCTTCCCCGCGCTCGATCCCGAGGGCAACGTCCAGTACGTCCAAGCCCGCTACCTCGAGCCGATCGGTTCCGACAAGTACGACAACCCGGCCAGCAGCCTCGGATCGAACCCACGCCTCGCCTGGACCCACACGCCCGACGGTCGCACCACCGCCGGCGTGCTACTCGTCACCGAAGGCATCCCTGACGCTCTCACGGCCGCCGGGGCTGGCTACGCCGCCGTCGGAATCCTGGGATCACAGGCGCCCGACGATCGAGTGGCTGACCTGCTCGTCCGTCATGCCGCAAGCACCGGGCGACTACTCGTCGCCGTTGTCGATGCGGACCCAGCCGGCCGCGCCTGGGGTGAACACCTCATGGACCTCGTTGCGACCAGAGGCAGCCAGCTGAAGAGTCTCGAACCACCCGACGGACTCGATCTGAACTCGTGGGCAGCAAGCGCCACCTCGTGGATCGATCACGTTCGGCGCGAGCTCGACCCTCCGCATTCACCCGTTGGGCGCGAGCCTTCTTTGGGCTGA
- a CDS encoding type IV secretory system conjugative DNA transfer family protein codes for MSQPAGRTGAGTSGDIVLVALGGVVLGSAGIVWGGAWFAALLGGGTLSGGVSDAVAAMGPLASSPGDPATAWGDAAEGLPGPVLYWVCTALFAVAVVGLAAGVFWLWRRWSAPPRVRLGVPAEARLAHRRDVAPLVVSSTVPPTGRLLLGRLSKRGPLLATEDRERHPLHGRRGAAIQGDRGSVALIGPTRAGKTVLASAGIIGWDGPVVALSVKRDLYDSTAAARSARGELAVFDPGGVTGLPTARWTPLREVTTTSGALRAGRALAAAIPRQGVTGGDFWATHGETLTSAYMCLAGLSQLLPGDQGTDREPLTISRLASWAYMHVGITDPTVNDLVRAGLAANQPLEIRLLAKDAVTKLMAFEQEDPRIRASIYATARLAFDAWTEPSVAHSASLDPRDAYWSDELWDRTPRYVDLDWLMEGDHGRANTLYLTAPATEFARLAPVLGGLLGDLREQIHAWDIAGRRLTKPLLIVIDEAGQLELRWLPEEVSTIAGLGGMFVTGWQSRAQINHRYGSLADAVLGGHRSKVIFNGTDDLATLEYVSKVAGTEHVAQRGWSADTGGGRRTVSEHLQREDLLPAHVIRQMRRQEAVLLHGTLPPIHLRAVRWWEDKALAALVPKGVDGKPVSPPTTGTCPTRDGPRGPVAPVLDPAVVEESVSHLPRPRDAAPAQQFPRSRPAARPSSPGQGRLPLDPPGGPGQSDHDRNRVAAFCDRCAARLPVGNGRVERVGAREVVRCDPACPPDSAR; via the coding sequence GTGAGTCAGCCCGCGGGCCGCACCGGGGCGGGCACCAGCGGCGACATCGTCCTCGTTGCACTGGGCGGGGTCGTGCTGGGCTCAGCAGGCATCGTCTGGGGTGGCGCCTGGTTCGCCGCCCTACTCGGCGGCGGGACTCTCTCGGGAGGCGTCAGCGACGCGGTCGCAGCGATGGGACCGTTGGCGTCATCGCCGGGCGATCCGGCGACCGCCTGGGGTGACGCAGCAGAAGGGCTCCCCGGCCCGGTTCTCTACTGGGTGTGCACGGCCCTGTTCGCCGTAGCCGTCGTCGGCTTGGCGGCTGGGGTCTTCTGGCTGTGGCGTCGGTGGTCGGCACCGCCGCGAGTTCGCCTGGGCGTGCCCGCCGAGGCGCGCCTCGCTCACCGGAGGGATGTGGCGCCGCTCGTTGTGTCGTCGACGGTTCCGCCGACAGGTCGCCTCCTGCTCGGACGGCTCTCCAAGCGGGGGCCACTCCTGGCGACCGAGGACCGCGAGCGACACCCGTTGCATGGTCGCCGTGGCGCTGCGATCCAGGGCGATCGCGGCTCGGTGGCGTTGATCGGCCCGACGCGTGCGGGCAAGACGGTGCTGGCGTCCGCTGGCATCATCGGCTGGGATGGGCCGGTCGTTGCGCTCTCGGTGAAGCGAGATCTGTACGACTCGACCGCTGCGGCCCGTTCGGCGCGCGGTGAGCTCGCCGTGTTCGATCCTGGTGGTGTCACCGGGCTCCCGACGGCACGTTGGACGCCGTTGCGTGAAGTGACCACAACGTCGGGTGCGCTGCGGGCCGGCCGAGCGCTCGCAGCGGCGATCCCTCGGCAGGGAGTCACCGGCGGGGACTTCTGGGCCACCCACGGCGAGACGCTCACCTCCGCCTACATGTGCCTCGCCGGCCTGTCCCAGCTCCTTCCCGGCGACCAAGGCACCGACCGCGAACCGCTGACGATCAGCCGGCTCGCCTCGTGGGCGTACATGCACGTCGGCATCACCGACCCGACCGTCAACGACCTCGTACGCGCCGGCCTCGCAGCGAACCAGCCACTCGAGATCCGCCTGCTCGCCAAGGACGCTGTGACGAAGCTGATGGCGTTCGAGCAGGAGGACCCGCGAATCCGGGCGAGCATCTACGCGACGGCCCGACTGGCGTTCGACGCATGGACCGAGCCGTCTGTCGCACACTCCGCTTCACTCGACCCACGCGACGCCTACTGGTCTGACGAGCTGTGGGACCGCACCCCGCGATACGTCGACCTGGACTGGCTGATGGAAGGCGACCACGGCCGGGCGAACACGCTGTACCTGACCGCACCCGCGACCGAGTTCGCCCGACTCGCCCCGGTGCTCGGCGGGTTGCTCGGCGATCTCCGCGAGCAGATCCACGCCTGGGACATTGCCGGGCGCCGTCTGACCAAGCCGCTGCTGATCGTCATCGACGAGGCCGGACAGTTGGAGCTCCGCTGGCTGCCCGAGGAGGTGTCGACGATCGCCGGCCTGGGTGGCATGTTCGTGACCGGTTGGCAGTCACGCGCCCAGATCAACCATCGGTACGGATCGCTCGCCGATGCGGTCCTCGGCGGTCACCGCTCGAAGGTGATCTTCAACGGAACCGACGACCTCGCCACGCTCGAGTACGTCTCGAAGGTCGCCGGAACCGAACACGTCGCGCAACGCGGCTGGTCGGCCGACACCGGTGGCGGGCGACGGACCGTGTCGGAACACCTCCAGCGTGAGGACCTCCTGCCCGCCCACGTGATCCGCCAGATGCGCCGCCAAGAGGCCGTGCTCCTGCACGGCACCCTGCCGCCGATCCACCTGCGGGCGGTTCGATGGTGGGAGGACAAGGCGCTGGCCGCCCTCGTCCCCAAAGGTGTCGACGGCAAACCGGTAAGCCCTCCCACCACCGGAACGTGCCCAACTCGGGATGGTCCCCGTGGACCCGTCGCCCCCGTGCTCGACCCCGCTGTGGTAGAGGAGTCGGTTAGCCACCTTCCGCGCCCCCGGGACGCCGCACCTGCGCAGCAGTTTCCACGTTCACGTCCTGCGGCGCGACCTTCATCGCCCGGGCAAGGGCGGCTGCCGCTCGATCCGCCAGGGGGACCGGGCCAAAGCGACCACGACCGGAACCGGG
- a CDS encoding TIR domain-containing protein — MALTELDVDVWFSERDVKLGVSLARQLDAGLRASRVGLVLVTTSMLESLRSGGFADQELGALLATDRVIPVVHGVPYEQLRRESPLLASRAGLSTETGSLRDVAVKIAESVLSPNVE; from the coding sequence ATGGCTCTGACTGAACTCGATGTCGACGTGTGGTTCAGCGAGCGGGACGTCAAGCTCGGCGTCAGTCTTGCCCGGCAACTGGACGCAGGGCTGCGCGCAAGCCGAGTCGGGCTAGTGCTGGTCACCACGTCAATGCTGGAGTCGCTGCGATCGGGCGGATTCGCCGATCAAGAGCTCGGAGCGCTGCTCGCCACGGACCGCGTGATTCCCGTCGTACATGGCGTGCCCTACGAGCAGCTGCGCAGGGAGAGTCCGCTCCTTGCCAGTCGCGCGGGGCTGTCGACCGAGACAGGCTCGCTCCGAGATGTGGCGGTGAAGATCGCTGAGTCTGTCCTGTCCCCGAATGTCGAGTAG